The genomic region GTGAAAGCGTTAACAATCGTATACGCCAAACCGTACCATGTGTTGGCATCCACCCCTTCTACACTTAATTTTGACAGCATAATCGCATCGACGCGAAAATAGAGGAGATTGAAAAGGTTACCGATTGCAAAGGGGAGTGCCTGCTGCATCAGCACTTTCACGATCTCGCGACTCGGTTGGAAACGGAGTTGTGTGAACCGGAATCGGGTGAATCCGACGCTCAATATCAGGTTAATACAACTCGCTGCGAGCATCACTTGACAGACTGGGACGAGTCCATAGCCGCGTAGAATCGCACCGCCACCCATAATCAGAAACGCACCACGTTCGGCTATTACAGTGAAAGCCTCATATTTCATCTCCTCGTGGGCGCGAAAGACGCAGCGATACAATTGTGCCAAGGAATTGACAATCTCTGCCAATCCCAGGAAAACTATCATCTTTACGATTATCGAGGGATAGAGATATATACCGCTGACAATCATAATGCTGTATGCGACAATTGAGAGAATGATGCGAACGATGAGGGCGTTGCCGAGGTAATGTCGGGTCTGTTGCAGGTGCAACGTCATTTCTCGGATGAGTGGATTTTGGAGTCCCAATTCCGTCAGAATCGCAATAAGGTTCGTGAGCGCAATCGCAACAAAATAGCCGCCGAGTTCACTTTCAGTGAAATAACGCGGCATGAGCCAGATCGTTATCACGAGTGAGCCGAGGCGACCGATAAGATGGGCACTAAAAAGAGAGGACGTGTTTTTAAAGATACGGTTCATCTAATTGTGGCACTTCACCTGATATTATTTCT from Candidatus Poribacteria bacterium harbors:
- a CDS encoding oligosaccharide flippase family protein, whose translation is MNRIFKNTSSLFSAHLIGRLGSLVITIWLMPRYFTESELGGYFVAIALTNLIAILTELGLQNPLIREMTLHLQQTRHYLGNALIVRIILSIVAYSIMIVSGIYLYPSIIVKMIVFLGLAEIVNSLAQLYRCVFRAHEEMKYEAFTVIAERGAFLIMGGGAILRGYGLVPVCQVMLAASCINLILSVGFTRFRFTQLRFQPSREIVKVLMQQALPFAIGNLFNLLYFRVDAIMLSKLSVEGVDANTWYGLAYTIVNAFTILPGAFMMGAMFPVLSRAWEREKGRFPGAYSLGMRWMVLSGFPLAVGLSTLSPEITAVLFPTYTPNEVVKISAALQWLSWAGGLIFITTAVLAVLRATDKRRAFSVLMGTTALLNICLNLYLIPRFSHTGAAIAMVISEGYLLIFGIGYISRHIIKLRETRLVFRTFLKAIALSALMGVGLVQLKGSFSIWVLIPSAVLFYGGGMALLGEFRERLRFD